From Thermomonas sp. XSG, one genomic window encodes:
- a CDS encoding 2OG-Fe dioxygenase family protein: MPVAHFAPPAVPLPSLDDVLRARGYVVLGAADVAALAGVAPAALQALVPSWDDLRLDEYLKDGGRYRRRRHACFVVEGDALRQVPHRMHWQPVEYNALHGGMERWFEPVAPATVAQPAWPALVHALARACSRQRPAVARWHVEAHQFRIDTSDGLGRPTPEGAHRDGVDFVAVLLVARHAIKGGETRVFAANGPDGQRFTLDEPWSLLLMDDARVIHESTPIQPLDASGGHRDTLVLTFRASGFLGDA; this comes from the coding sequence ATGCCTGTCGCCCACTTCGCCCCGCCTGCCGTGCCGCTGCCGTCACTGGACGACGTGCTGCGCGCGCGTGGCTATGTGGTGCTGGGCGCGGCCGACGTGGCGGCGCTGGCCGGCGTTGCACCCGCAGCGCTGCAGGCGCTGGTGCCCAGCTGGGACGACTTGCGCCTCGACGAATACCTGAAGGACGGCGGCCGCTACCGCCGGCGCCGCCATGCCTGCTTCGTGGTCGAAGGCGATGCACTGCGGCAGGTGCCGCACCGCATGCACTGGCAGCCGGTGGAATACAACGCGCTGCACGGTGGCATGGAGCGCTGGTTCGAGCCGGTGGCGCCGGCCACGGTGGCGCAGCCGGCGTGGCCCGCACTGGTGCATGCCTTGGCCCGTGCCTGTTCGCGCCAGCGGCCCGCGGTGGCGCGCTGGCACGTGGAGGCGCACCAGTTCCGCATCGACACCAGCGATGGCCTGGGCCGACCCACGCCGGAAGGCGCGCACCGCGACGGCGTGGATTTCGTGGCGGTGCTGCTGGTGGCGCGGCATGCGATCAAGGGTGGCGAAACCCGCGTGTTCGCCGCCAACGGCCCCGACGGCCAGCGCTTCACCCTGGACGAGCCGTGGTCGCTGTTGCTGATGGACGACGCGCGCGTGATTCACGAGTCCACGCCGATCCAGCCCCTCGACGCCAGTGGCGGCCACCGCGACACCCTGGTGCTGACGTTCCGGGCGAGCGGCTTTCTGGGTGATGCCTGA
- the maiA gene encoding maleylacetoacetate isomerase — MSEPLQLYSYWRSSAAYRVRIGLNLKGLPYEIVPVHLVQDGGQQHSEAYRAINPQELVPTLGHGQRRLGQSLAILEYLDEVWPDRPLLPATARARQRVRALSLLVACDVHPLNNLRVLQYFEREWNVPQPERDAWVKHWITEGFTAAEALLAEHPSTGDFCEGETPTLADCCLVPQIYNARRFGVDMAVYPTLARIEASCLALPAFDAARPENQPDAPVTR, encoded by the coding sequence ATGAGTGAGCCGCTGCAGCTGTATTCCTACTGGCGTTCCAGTGCCGCCTACCGGGTGCGCATCGGCCTGAACCTCAAGGGCCTGCCCTACGAGATCGTGCCGGTGCATCTGGTGCAGGACGGCGGCCAGCAGCATTCAGAGGCTTACCGCGCGATCAACCCGCAGGAACTGGTGCCGACGCTGGGCCATGGCCAGCGCCGGCTGGGCCAGTCGCTGGCGATCCTGGAGTACCTGGACGAAGTCTGGCCCGACCGGCCGCTGCTGCCGGCCACCGCGCGCGCGCGCCAACGTGTTCGCGCGCTGTCGCTGCTGGTGGCCTGCGACGTGCATCCGCTCAACAACCTGCGCGTGCTGCAGTATTTCGAGCGCGAGTGGAACGTGCCGCAGCCCGAGCGCGATGCGTGGGTGAAGCACTGGATCACTGAGGGTTTTACCGCCGCCGAGGCGCTGCTGGCGGAACATCCGTCCACCGGCGATTTCTGCGAAGGCGAAACGCCCACCCTGGCGGACTGCTGCCTGGTGCCGCAGATCTACAACGCGCGCCGTTTCGGCGTGGACATGGCGGTTTATCCCACGCTCGCCCGGATCGAGGCTTCCTGCCTGGCGCTGCCGGCGTTCGACGCGGCGCGACCGGAAAACCAGCCGGACGCACCCGTCACAAGATAA
- a CDS encoding fumarylacetoacetate hydrolase family protein translates to MKLGSLKEGGRDGTLIVVSRDLARAVRAIAIAPTLQRALEDWENAAPRLNALYEDLNAGNAAGAFDLDVQALAAPLPRAYEFVDGSAYLPHVERVRRARGAEVPESFYVDPLMYQAVSAGFLGPRDPIKVVSEDYGIDLEAEVVIVTDDVPMAVTPGQAAGHIQLVGIVNDVSLRNLIPSELAKGFGFLQSKPRSALGPVFVTPDELGEAWQDNKLHLPMLTHVNGEWFGAPEAGVDMQFDFAQLVAHAAKTRPLSAGTIVGSGTVANEDTALGASCFAERRTVETLRDGKPSTPFMSFGDTVRIEVLDREGGSIFGAIEQRIEPQPLP, encoded by the coding sequence ATGAAGCTGGGTTCTCTCAAGGAAGGTGGGCGCGACGGCACCCTGATCGTGGTGTCGCGGGATCTGGCGCGCGCCGTACGCGCCATCGCCATTGCGCCGACCCTGCAGCGGGCGCTGGAAGACTGGGAGAACGCCGCGCCGCGCCTGAACGCGCTGTACGAGGACCTCAATGCCGGCAACGCAGCCGGCGCGTTCGACCTCGACGTGCAGGCGCTGGCCGCGCCGCTGCCGCGCGCCTACGAATTCGTCGACGGCAGCGCCTACCTGCCGCACGTGGAGCGCGTGCGCCGCGCGCGCGGTGCGGAGGTGCCGGAGAGCTTCTACGTGGATCCGCTGATGTACCAGGCGGTCAGCGCCGGCTTCCTCGGCCCGCGCGACCCGATCAAGGTGGTCAGCGAGGACTACGGCATCGACCTCGAGGCCGAGGTCGTCATCGTTACCGACGACGTGCCGATGGCGGTGACGCCCGGGCAGGCCGCCGGCCACATCCAGCTGGTCGGGATCGTCAACGACGTTTCGCTGCGCAACCTGATCCCGTCGGAACTCGCCAAGGGCTTCGGCTTCCTGCAGTCAAAGCCGCGCAGCGCGCTGGGCCCGGTGTTCGTGACCCCGGACGAACTGGGCGAGGCCTGGCAGGACAACAAGCTGCACCTGCCGATGCTCACCCATGTCAACGGTGAGTGGTTCGGTGCGCCGGAAGCCGGCGTGGACATGCAGTTCGACTTCGCCCAGCTGGTCGCGCACGCGGCGAAGACGCGGCCACTGTCGGCTGGCACCATCGTGGGTTCCGGCACGGTGGCGAACGAGGACACCGCGCTGGGCGCGTCCTGTTTCGCCGAGCGGCGCACCGTCGAAACCCTGCGCGACGGCAAACCCAGCACGCCGTTCATGTCGTTTGGTGACACCGTCCGCATCGAGGTGCTGGATCGCGAAGGCGGCAGCATCTTCGGCGCCATCGAGCAGCGCATCGAGCCCCAGCCGCTGCCCTGA